The following proteins come from a genomic window of Anopheles ziemanni chromosome 3, idAnoZiCoDA_A2_x.2, whole genome shotgun sequence:
- the LOC131284069 gene encoding GIGYF family protein Gyf-like, giving the protein MGDAINFGPAWLRKVASDSSTTGAGGSHQNSSNSHNSHTLSNSNSSSIVNNSGGGGGAGLHHHPHHHHSQQLPPSSHSSSATHTHYLSHSASANAIGSGGGGGGSGAFSTSPNGGGAGGPGGGGGGSANNGTEGGTTTTTTRYALAEFRYGREEMLALFEAIKTIKMPELLVNYKNLFVEKPEPPLSLTPGPEEELASEPDPRRTWPSRSISLGIPGRGARGGSADRGRGRGRGIYTSYQRSTSFYDDESRAVGRGERPWLERNGTAGGPGILGGGAGGDVEWNSSSSSPRKEYGSRIRSTGGSMESWRRSRTDDDTTSNSNGIGDWRSGASSGGGIGGGSTGSSGIMREKWTRSTSWRDEDSSSHGLMERGLNSSSERMMSVPAYKSRLSGGLGGNDLNSSSTGGMMRRPNWDADELPEWATENPSDFGGSFDATGAFHDSDNDGEGGGRLEGGDESSNGVGGGKHGQVKHDDRSSKGGRREPNASTNEGDAPMKKQPPQHQRDDGANEKETEGGMDPMNHVGDNTVAKDRNARGIDDPSCSPSAQQQEKVDNSGMEMRSSEKNTKPQESAGGTGKGLSSSRESIESSVSSSFGVGATSSSSAAIAGAAGADSDPRNSSPAWQKNNNNNSTDGLGGEATAKGAATGVGLRENSAESDSKPNLSQRDMSQEPKKSPSITSIDRMQEVADDMVAQLILDDEFLPPDTADPSVISSIAARGGGMAGPGMPDKSPMFGISAGGGGGPSSAGSMGGGAGGLPLNMVHPKTLQAPMQQLFGNGGNMSRVNPMLLPDAVAVNRVAATGVAGVNPMSQLHHLLGGPGSQALGVDVWFYRDPQGKVQGPFPAPEMTEWYRAGYFDDSLSVRRGCDEVYTTLGTLVAICGGAIPFLNSITIPPIKTNVAAGGPAKHSPQQQQQPPQPNSSAQGQSGKVGGGSGGGGGGAPGSGGVVLPSPNQQQRDPAGQGGGGGSHSNQNLLQQQQPLLPGQARGGGGGGGAGTAAAQAGGGPNVPSPALHYMRQQNLLLQKLQSTEGWHLLTPEQQNHVVSQRMSQLITADGMVGMMSPSSLAGGVTAPGAGGQHQQQPGSSIFGGAPVDSQDTLVNLKLREMQQQHQQGQPPQQHQQQFLKLHLPEFGQSPQVPGARPMLGNMNVDPAGPGAAAGHDLAQMMHGLNYNQLSALQHLGPLSGNNLAMPRAGMLGRTGAAGPGSQGPPQGQPQPPSVQQPQQQQSQQPPGKPGGGGDDPIQSLFMHLSLHKNQPPQQLPLPHQQQQPAKSAAELMGTPWMQATQGGIQQQQQQDQQQPQPQPGMVPRGPAWGELPPPPTSASFASLMQQQQQQQQHVAGAGHHPHLLGAPTNEPQAPSVVSLFKHHQQVEKQQQMEKEHLQQQQQLLQQQMQQQQQHQQQHHQDGVLGQQQKHQHQQQQQQATAPPQHLQEQQLQQLQQQQQIQQLQEQQQQQQQFNQKTVKEAHKKESGVVNDNSVQQQQQLSSGGAKKQTNKQQVTNSNHVDVDDKPSANVTQQNQKLKKPQKNAVAGGNSSSSSSSNGQAVNDDESDFIRVKNEMEEKKRQKEMKKQQQEEQKRKMAEEKKNQEEQEAQKKAKLLELQRQSCLKIQEQQQQQQQQQQHSPQQQQRKAVPAPWSGAVAEIANSGLSLEEIEKEEREQRALMARREQNIREQQEQQQILEMQSQIDGKLKWNAQNLKPANVKSLLEIQAEERAREKNAGTAPSGGLTVAAIAAQRKGVKKDEPLPASVLLGGGVGGGPGGVGSTGGGAAVWQMRGGSSLYFNSTKGWGGDNGEPGNPSGASGAGGISNSVSSGGFWEEPTQPTLAAAVAKSARKQQPSMANSVASGGKQQQQQQQQQQQQQQLLSKSKTMGSISTSGSSTVNAAKQQKQQQSAAGVAGGKGSSSSNASKSAGAAGGKNGTAAGGGDRKNMNEQTNEFTSWCTRALSSLNSEVDIPTFVGFLQDIESPFEVKDYIRVYLGENKESSEFAKQFLERRSKYKNQQRQKNAHIDDMCKPAPAINPSSNDFQEIKGKGKKVKKNKMTKLDNRILGFSVTAAPDRLNVGDRDYGDNV; this is encoded by the exons ATGGGTGACGCGATCAACTTTGGGCCCGCTTGGTTGCGCAAGGTGGCATCCGATAGTAGTACCACCGGGGCCGGAGGTAGCCACCagaacagcagcaacagtcacAATAGCCATACGCTCAGCAACAGCAATAGTAGCTCCATCGTGAACAACAGTGGTGGTGGCGGGGGTGCCGGATTACATCATCATCCGCACCATCACCACTCGCAGCAGTTGCCGCCGTCGTCGCACTCTTCGTCGGCCACCCATACGCACTATCTGTCGCATAGCGCCAGCGCCAACGCTattggtagtggtggtggtggtggtggttcgggAGCCTTCTCCACAAGCCCGAACGGAGGTGGCGCTGGGGgccctggtggtggtggtggtggttcggcCAACAATGGCACCGAGGGAGGAACCACAACGACCACTACTCGGTACGCGCTGGCCGAATTTCGATACGGGCGTGAGGAAATGCTCGCCCTGTTCGAAGCGATCAAAACGATTAAGATGCCAGAGTTACTGGTGAACTACAAGAACTTATTTGTGGAGAAGCCGGAACCACCGCTTTCGCTGACGCCCGGCCCGGAGGAGGAGCTTGCTTCCGAACCGGATCCACGA CGTACTTGGCCCTCGAGAAGTATTTCGCTGGGGATTCCTGGCCGTGGTGCCCGTGGAGGATCGGCTGATCGTGGACGAGGACGTGGCCGAGGAATCTATACTAGCTACCAACGGTCGACCTCTTTCTACGACGACGAATCCAGAGCTGTAGGGAGA GGTGAACGACCGTGGCTGGAGCGTAACGGCACTGCTGGCGGTCCCGGAATACTGGGCGGTGGAGCCGGTGGTGATGTGGAGTGGAACAGCTCGTCCTCCAGTCCACGGAAGGAGTACGGTTCGCGAATCCGGTCGACGGGAGGCAGTATGGAAAGCTGGCGTCGTTCCCGCACGGACGACGAtaccaccagcaacagcaacggCATCGGAGACTGGCGTTCGGGGGCAAGTAGTGGCGGGGGCATCGGCGGTGGCAGCACCGGGAGCAGTGGCATCATGCGTGAAAAGTGGACTCGCTCCACGAGCTGGCGCGACGAGGATAGTTCTTCGCATGGGCTAATGGAACGAGGGCTCAATAGTAGCAGCGAGCGTATGATGTCGGTGCCAGCCTATAAATCGCGCCTATCCGGCGGGCTCGGTGGTAACGATCTCAATTCTTCATCTACCGGCGGGATGATGCGCCGCCCGAACTGGGACGCCGACGAGCTACCCGAATGGGCGACGGAAAACCCATCCGATTTCGGGGGAAGTTTCGATGCGACCGGCGCGTTTCACGATTCGGACAATGACGGTGAAGGTGGAGGTCGCTTGGAGGGTGGTGATGAATCGTCAaacggtgttggtggtggtaagCATGGTCAGGTAAAGCATGATGACCGCTCGTCGAAGGGCGGCCGGCGAGAACCGAATGCTTCCACGAACGAAGGTGACGCGCCCATGAAGAAACAGCCCCCGCAGCATCAGCGTGATGATGGtgcaaatgaaaaggaaacggaAGGTGGCATGGATCCGATGAACCACGTCGGTGACAATACGGTAGCGAAGGATAGGAACGCGCGCGGAATTGACGATCCGAGCTGCTCTCCTTCGGCGCAACAGCAAGAAAAAGTGGACAACTCGGGGATGGAGATGCGCTCCAgtgaaaaaaacacgaaaccgCAAGAGTCGGCGGGTGGTACTGGAAAAGGTCTTTCGTCTTCGCGCGAATCGATCGAATCTTCCGTATCGTCGTCTTTCGGAGTTGGCGCAACGTCGTCTTCGTCGGCTGCTATTGCCGGTGCAGCAGGAGCCGATTCCGACCCTCGGAACAGCTCTCCGGCGtggcagaaaaacaacaacaacaacagcactgATGGATTGGGTGGTGAGGCAACCGCGAAGGGAGCCGCAACTGGTGTCGGGTTAAGAGAAAATAGTGCCGAAAGCGATTCGAAACCCAATCTATCGCAGCGCGATATGAGCCAAGAGCCGAAGAAATCGCCCTCCATTACGAGCATCGATCGAATGCAAGAAGTTGCGGACGATATGGTGGCGCAGCTGATACTGGATGATGAATTTTTGCCCCCGGATACTGCCGACCCGTCGGTCATATCGTCCATCGCAGCACGCGGCGGTGGTATGGCCGGGCCCGGTATGCCCGATAAGTCGCCAATGTTTGGCATTTCTGCTGGAggaggtggtggaccgtcATCCGCTGGCTCGATGGGAGGTGGGGCCGGCGGCCTACCCCTGAACATGGTCCACCCGAAGACTCTACAGGCTCCGATGCAGCAGCTTTTTGGTAACGGTGGAAATATGTCGCGCGTCAACCCAATGCTACTACCGGATGCCGTCGCGGTGAATCGGGTGGCTGCGACGGGTGTGGCTGGAGTTAACCCCATGTCACAACTGCATCACCTCCTCGGTGGTCCGGGGAGCCAGGCGCTTGGGGTGGACGTTTGGTTCTACCGTGATCCGCAGGGTAAGGTGCAAGGCCCATTTCCGGCCCCGGAAATGACCGAATGGTACCGCGCGGGGTATTTCGACGATTCGCTCTCGGTGCGGCGAGGCTGCGATGAAGTTTACACCACCCTCGGTACGCTCGTTGCCATCTGCGGAGGGGCCATTCCGTTCCTTAACTCGATCACCATACCACCGATCAAAACGAACGTGGCCGCCGGTGGACCTGCAAAACATTCGcctcaacagcagcaacaaccaccCCAACCAAACTCTTCTGCGCAAGGACAATCTGGAAAGgtcggtggtggtagtggtggtggcggtggaggagcACCAGGTAGCGGGGGAGTCGTTTTGCCTTCaccaaaccaacaacaacgagATCCCGCTGGTCAAGGAGGCGGAGGTGGTTCGCATTCGAATCAAAACCTactgcaacaacaacaacctttGCTCCCCGGTCAGGCAagaggtggtggaggaggaggaggagctggAACAGCAGCTGCACAAGCTGGCGGCGGGCCAAACGTTCCATCGCCAGCGCTGCACTACATGCGCCAGCAGAATCTTCTGTTGCAGAAACTTCAAAGCACTGAGGGCTGGCATTTACTTACGCCGGAGCAGCAGAATCACGTTGTCTCACAGCGGATGAGTCAGCTGATCACTGCCGATGGAATGGTGGGTATGATGTCTCCCTCCTCACTGGCTGGTGGAGTGACAGCACCGGGAGCAGGTggccagcaccagcagcaaccggGGTCCAGTATTTTCGGCGGTGCCCCCGTCGACAGTCAGGATACACTAGTCAATCTAAAGCTTCGGGAAAtgcaacagcaacatcagcagggCCAACCACCccagcaacatcagcaacagTTTTTGAAATTACACTTGCCGGAGTTTGGTCAGTCTCCACAGGTACCCGGCGCAAGACCTATGCTAG GTAATATGAACGTTGATCCGGCTGGTCCAGGCGCTGCGGCAGGACATGATCTGGCTCAGATGATGCATGGTCTCAACTACAATCAACTGTCTGCCCTGCAGCACCTTGGCCCGCTGAGCGGAAATAATCTGGCGATGCCACGCGCAGGAATGCTGGGAAGAACCGGTGCTGCTGGTCCCGGATCCCAAGGTCCTCCACAAGGGCAACCGCAGCCACCGTCGGtccaacagccgcaacagcagcaatcgCAACAACCTCCCGGCAAACCAGGCGGCGGAGGTGATGATCCGATACAGTCACTATTTATGCATTTGTCGCTGcacaaaaaccaacccccGCAGCAGCTCCCACTCccacaccagcagcaacaaccggCCAAATCGGCCGCAGAACTGATGGGAACACCATGGATGCAAGCAACCCAGGGTGGcatccagcaacagcagcagcaagaccAACAACAACCGCAACCGCAGCCCGGCATGGTGCCTAGAGGACCCGCTTGGGGTgaactaccaccaccaccgacgagTGCCTCTTTTGCTTCACTcatgcaacaacaacaacagcagcagcagca TGTTGCTGGCGCCGGACATCATCCACACTTGTTGGGTGCACCCACAAATGAACCGCAGGCCCCTTCCGTTGTCTCcctctttaagcaccatcaacAGGTGGAAAAGCAGcaacaaatggaaaaggaGCAtttgcaacagcaacagcagttgTTGCAGCAGCAaatgcaacagcaacagcagcatcaacagcagcaccaccaggACGGTGTGCTGGGGCAACAACAAaagcatcaacatcaacaacagcagcaacaggcgACCGCGCCTCCTCAGCATCTACAAGAGCAACAGTTGCAGCAactgcaacagcaacagcagataCAACAGTTGcaagagcagcagcaacagcagcagcagtttaaCCAAAAGACGGTAAAAGAAGCTCACAAAAAGGAGAGTGGCGTTGTGAATGATAACTCCgttcagcaacaacaacaattgtCGTCTGGTGGTGCCAAAAAGCAAACCAACAAGCAGCAAGTCACCAACAGCAACCACGTGGATGTTGATGATAAACCATCCGCAAACGTGACGCAACAGAATCAAAAGCTAAAGAAACCGCAAAAAAACGCTGTAGCTGGTGGGAATAGTAGCAGTAGCAGTTCCAGCAACGGCCAAGCAGTGAATGACGACGAGAGCGATTTCATACGAGTAAAGAATGAGATGGAGGAGAAGAAGCGTCAGAAAGAAATGAAGAAACAGCAACAGGAAGAGCAAAAGCGTAAGATGgccgaggagaagaaaaatcagGAAGAGCAGGAAGCCCAGAAGAAGGCAAAACTGCTAGAACTGCAGCGCCAAAGCTGCTTGAAGATACaagagcaacaacaacagcagcagcagcagcaacagcactcgccgcagcagcagcagcgtaaGGCAGTGCCGGCGCCGTGGTCCGGGGCAGTGGCGGAGATAGCCAACAGTGGACTGAGCTtggaagaaattgaaaaagaagagCGCGAACAGCGTGCACTGATGGCTCGACGTGAGCAAAACATTCGcgagcagcaggagcagcagcagatcCTCGAGATGCAGTCGCAAATCGATGGTAAGCTGAAGTGGAACGCTCAGAACCTGAAGCCGGCCAATGTAAAATCGTTGCTGGAAATTCAAGCGGAAGAGCGTGCTCGGGAGAAGAACGCTGGTACAGCACCATCCGGCGGATTGACTGTGGCCGCGATCGCAGCCCAACGAAAAGGTGTGAAGAAGGATGAACCACTTCCAGCCAGTGTCCTGCTGGGAGGAGGAGTTGGTGGTGGGCCTGGAGGAGTTGGTAGtactggtggtggtgcagccgTCTGGCAGATGCGTGGTGGCAGCAGTTTGTACTTCAACTCAACCAAGGGATGGGGTGGTGACAACGGCGAACCGGGAAACCCATCCGGTGCTTCCGGTGCTGGTGGAATCAGCAACAGTGTGAGTTCCGGCGGCTTCTGGGAGGAACCGACGCAACCCACACTAGCTGCGGCTGTCGCCAAGTCTGCACGCAAGCAGCAGCCATCCATGGCAAACTCGGTGGCTTCCGGTGgcaaacagcaacagcagcagcaacagcagcaacagcagcaacagcagctccTGAGCAAGAGCAAAACGATGGGAAGCATTTCTACTAGCGGATCGTCGACGGTGAACGCGGCGAAACAACAAAAGCAGCAGCAATCTGCGGCTGGCGTAGCGGGTGGAAAGGGTAGCTCGTCGTCGAATGCTAGTAAGAGCGCTGGAGCTGCTGGTGGCAAGAACGGTACAGCTGCCGGCGGTGGTGATAGGAAGAATATGAACGAGCAAACCAACGAATTTACCAGCTGGTGCACCCGAGCCCTCAGTTCATTGAACAGCGAAGTCGATA TTCCAACGTTCGTTGGGTTCCTGCAGGACATTGAATCGCCGTTTGAGGTTAAGGATTACATCCGTGTATACTTAG GAGAAAATAAGGAGAGTTCGGAATTTGCGAAGCAATTCCTTGAAAGACGCTCGAAGTACAAAAATCAGCAGCGCCAAAAGAATGCCCACATCGATGACATGTGTAAACCAGCACCGGCTATCAATCCATCATCAAATGATTTCCAAGAAATCAAG GGCAAAGGTaagaaagtgaagaaaaacaagatgaCTAAGCTCGACAACCGAATCCTGGGATTCTCTGTGACGGCTGCACCGGATCGTTTGAACGTTGGTGACCGAGACTATGGCGACAATGTCTAA
- the LOC131287075 gene encoding phosphopantothenate--cysteine ligase translates to MTSHWEDFYATHLPPNCFEDNRSLLKEFCDRHYKLKSHIVLVTSGGTTVPLEHNTVRFVDNFSAGNRGSASAEYFLEHGYAVIFMHRTKSLEPFSRHFTGQQLLDMLELHEEGMSTTITVKPDSVDVLAPVLDKYKNAQETHRMLYITFTSVVDYMWLLRAACESLAPFERNAVLFLAAAVSDFYVPQDEMPTHKIQSGHGAPTISLQLVPKMLAPLASLWVPHAYVVSFKLETDEALLIAKSRESLNKYKHKLVIANILQTRKTRVVFVTPSSNYEILLTKEQALTGLEIEEPIVADVVRRHQDYVREPEQQTQ, encoded by the exons ATGACGTCGCACTGGGAGGACTTCTACGCCACCCATCTGCCTCCGAACTGCTTCGAGGATAATCGATCCCTGCTGAAGGAATTCTGCGACCGTCACTACAAGCTCAAGAGTCACATCGTTCTTGTTACG TCCGGTGGCACGACCGTTCCGCTGGAGCACAACACGGTCCGGTTCGTGGATAACTTCAGCGCCGGCAACCGCGGATCCGCTTCGGCCGAGTACTTCCTCGAGCATGGGTATGCCGTCATATTCATGCATCGCACCAAATCGCTGGAGCCGTTCTCGCGCCACTTCACCGGCCAACAGCTGCTCGACATGCTCGAATTGCACGAGGAGGGCATGAGCACCACAATTACCG TGAAACCGGACTCGGTCGATGTGCTGGCACCGGTGCTGGACAAGTACAAAAATGCCCAAGAGACGCATCGTATGCTGTACATCACATTCACCAGCGTGGTCGACTACATGTGGCTGCTACGGGCGGCTTGCGAATCGTTAGCCCCGTTCGAGCGGAATGCGGTCCTGTTTTTGGCGGCAGCCGTGTCCGACTTTTACGTGCCGCAGGACGAGATGCCTACGCACAAGATCCAGTCGGGACATGGCGCTCCCACGATTTCGCTCCAGCTCGTCCCGAAGATGTTGGCCCCGCTCGCTAGCCTCTGGGTTCCGCACGCGTACGTCGTCTCGTTCAAGCTGGAAACGGACGAGGCGCTTCTGATCGCTAAATCGCGCGAGAGCCTCAACAAGTACAAGCACAAGCTGGTCATCGCGAACATCCTGCAGACGCGCAAGACCCGAGTCGTGTTCGTGACGCCGAGCAGTAACTACGAGATCCTGCTGACGAAAGAACAGGCCCTGACGGGGCTCGAGATCGAGGAGCCGATCGTGGCCGATGTCGTCCGGCGACATCAGGATTACGTGCGCGAACCGGAGCAGCAGACGCAATGA
- the LOC131284070 gene encoding uncharacterized protein LOC131284070 — protein MLKGGFAPIQTSGCLDIGMETDRKQARRSQLRRDELHQAPAVTSEMRNVLQYEAAPGSKNIHRVLRSGGSFDTICSSIGPNGWEMDQVDEHDPEQLEDAVTSGWCDKGQQFNVGGKHPAQSGPERAPVRLMVARLVPISIRPKNKNPQVVNVCQTFRFPDNFITQTNANRLAQHQEQTFNEQQNGSIPTREDRQQHLSSQYGISGLGGFYGINRNRQRSMHSQTSRTLLELVEAEQNLQHQSQKPSVLPRTVFVPPRTVQEILLSGSESTISGMRPDRKGAFTLGRDHQHARNVHPLHIPYFNKTKVVDGGTTMECHYGRSSKNTGNAKQPSHVLVKGKTNPQKLKYEDSLESPFVGDPHATISGRSRRQNYIDKQSLDDDGDSVVNSACSELDEFEDQEMERLDFEEQDHEQEEDSEEDALESIHDHRRNGHARGGRVTGVKDVGISAIVDKLQDNVWEVCLEGIWDLMDISSRIDWKAQEKYITVINRKLIEFLKSPRTALCRSACQVSGELFREAKSTKRPEFDEIVDILLCKTADPNRFIQKDANVALEKLVTHIPIPHTVRALSIRGTIHRNPLVRTATARLLVCICVVAGLETILGTTANTRTRKTILSMLAKILTDKNQETKKFGERLYRMLRKHKFFEEYFYKDMDTNLRTNLKRILKGL, from the exons ATGTTAAAAGGCGGATTCGCACCGATCCAAACAAGTGGATGTCTAGACATTGGCATGGAAACAGATAGGAAACAGGCGCGACGATCCCAACTACGACGTGATGAGTTGCATCAGGCGCCTGCAGTAACGTCCGAGATGCGAAATGTGCTCCAGTACGAAGCTGCTCCAGGAAGTAAAAACATTCATCGTGTTCTTCGCTCCGGGGGGAGCTTTGATACCATATGCAGCTCAATTGGCCCAAATGGTTGGGAGATGGATCAGGTCGATGAGCACGATCCTGAACAGCTTGAGGATGCTGTTACGTCCGGTTGGTGCGACAAGGGGCAACAGTTCAATGTAGGTGGCAAACACCCCGCCCAAAGTGGACCGGAAAGAGCACCGGTACGCTTAATGGTTGCACGTTTGGTACCGATATCGATCCGGCCCAAGAATAAAAATCCCCAAGTTGTCAATGTGTGCCAGACGTTTCGCTTTCCGGATAATTTTATCACGCAAACCAATGCCAACCGTTTGGCGCAGCATCAGGAACAGACCTTTAACGAGCAGCAAAATGGAAGCATACCGACTCGCGAGGATCGACAACAGCATCTGAGCTCTCAGTATGGGATTTCCGGTTTGGGTGGATTCTATGGCATTAATCGAAACCGTCAACGCAGTATGCATAGTCAGACTAGTCGCACATTGCTCGAACTGGTCGAGGCAGAACAAAACCTACAACATCAGTCACAGAAACCATCCGTTTTACCTCGCACCGTCTTTGTTCCGCCGCGTACGGTACAAGAGATATTACTTAGCGGAAGTGAGTCGACAATCAGCGGGATGCGACCAGATCGAAAAGGAGCGTTTACGCTGGGACGTGATCATCAGCACGCAAGAAATGTCCACCCATTACACATTCCTTACTTCAACAAAACGAAAGTGGTGGACGGTGGTACTACCATGGAGTGCCATTACGGTAGAAGTAGTAAGAATACGGGCAATGCAAAACAGCCAAGTCATGTGCTCGTTAAGGGCAAGACAAACCCACAGAAGCTGAAGTACGAGGACTCCCTGGAGTCACCGTTCGTGGGGGATCCTCACGCAACCATTTCGGGGCGTAGCCGGCGACAAAATTATATCGATAAGCAATCCTTAGACGACGATGGGGATTCCGTTGTAAATAGTGCCTGTAGCGAATTGGACGAATTTGAGGACCAAGAAATGGAGCGTTTGGATTTCGAAGAACAAGACCACGAACAGGAAGAGGACAGCGAAGAGGACGCACTAGAAAGTATTCACGATCACCGTCGAAATGGGCATGCACGAGGGGGAAGAGTGACGGGCGTCAAAGATGTAGGAATTTCCGCTATCGTGGATAAGCTCCAGGACAACGTTTGGGAGGTGTGTTTGGAAGGGATATGGGACTTGATGGATATATCGAGTCGAATTGACTGGAAAGCGCAGGAGAAGTACATAACCGTTATCAACCGGAAGCTAATTGAATTTCTGAAATCACCTCGTACTGCACTGTGCCGCTCCGCGTGTCAGGTGTCTGGAGAGCTGTTCCGCGAAGCGAAATCCACCAAACGTCCCGAGTTCGATGAAATAGTCGACATTCTCCTATGCAAGACGGCTGACCCTAACCGATTCATCCAAAAGGATGCGAATGTGGCGCTGGAAAAACTTGTGACGCACATTCCAATACCACACACGGTTCGAGCGTTATCGATTCGAGGAACTAT acACCGCAATCCATTGGTTCGAACGGCCACGGCTCGTCTTCTGGTGTGCATTTGTGTCGTCGCTGGATTGGAGACCATCCTTGGCACGACTGCCAACACGCGAACGCGCAAAACTATTCTTTCGATGCTAGCGAAGATACTTACGGATAAAAACCAAGAAACTAA GAAATTCGGGGAACGGTTGTACCGTATGCTTCGGAAGCACAAATTCTTCGAAGAGTACTTCTACAAGGACATGGACACAAACTTGCGTACGAATCTGAAGCGTATCCTGAAGGGgttataa
- the LOC131284071 gene encoding uncharacterized protein LOC131284071 — protein sequence MEAAINRNVFKLFGLMPIVAPSGGALWKTLLNIAYSLCLILFLLAQQVMIYQIHLERDFAGLFISTIMLLTSIVILVQALLSAKGLQVLLGELAEIEHATQSSRLAAGTAGRTRYSVMFYITYLVGVSRGIYRTVLMVYLDMRKVWIALQLLVPSLIILARINQQIHLMELFAGQLERLVDELALLFDDDYGHDGQLISADAVTRYRVGKTIQRMEHIFGRLQKCLILFNDLFGWSTAALVVFAFVNITFQFRSPMKPLPVHAQLVDIFYTIMWLLFLCHASSDTTTKVNETRRLLLKPFYHASLWEQIHNFIVRIQLQPFEFTANGLYSINYGLFSSTLAASATYIVIMFQFDQKVLEV from the exons ATGGAAGCGGCCATCAATCGAAACGTGTTCAAATTGTTCGGTTTGATGCCCATAGTGGCTCCAAGTGGTGGTGCTCTTTGGAAAACTTTACTTAACATAGCCTACAgtttgtgcttaattttgttcctGCTCGCTCAGCAGGTTATGATTTATCAAATACATCTGGAGCGGGACTTTGCGGGGCTTTTCATAAGCACCATCATGTTACTTACAAGCATCGTTATCCTTGTCCAGGCTCTGCTGTCCGCTAAAGGGCTACAGGTTCTGTTGGGTGAGCTGGCGGAGATTGAGCATGCCACGCAATCGTCACGACTCGCTGCTGGAACTGCAGGACGGACACGATACAGTGTAATGTTCTACATCACATACCTGGTCGGTGTTTCGCGGGGCATCTATCGAACGGTACTGATGGTATATCTCGATATGCGTAAGGTCTGGATTGCGCTGCAGCTACTCGTTCCGTCGCTGATTATTCTGGCGCGAATCAATCAGCAAATTCACCTGATGGAGCTGTTCGCTGGTCAACTAGAGCGGCTAGTAGACGAACTGGCCTTGCTCTTCGACGACGATTATGGCCATGACGGGCAACTGATTTCTGCCGACGCGGTTACCAGGTATCGCGTCGGAAAAACCATCCAGCGGAtggagcacattttcggtcgaCTGCAGAAATGTTTGATTCTATTCAACGATCTCTTCGGATGGTCTACTGCCGCGTTGGTGGTGTTTGCCTTCGTCAACATCACGTTCCAGTTTCGCAGTCCTATGAAACCACTTCCGGTTCACG CGCAACTTGTAGACATCTTCTATACCATAATGTGGTTACTGTTCCTGTGCCACGCGTCAAGCGATACGACTACCAAA GTGAATGAAACGCGCCGTCTCCTACTCAAACCGTTCTATCACGCTTCGCTGTGGGAGCAGATACACAATTTCATCGTCCGGATCCAACTCCAACCGTTCGAGTTTACGGCGAACGGACTGTACTCGATCAACTATGGTCTTTTCAGCTCG ACCCTCGCGGCATCCGCAACTTATATCGTCATCATGTTCCAGTTTGATCAGAAGGTACTGGAAGTTTAG